Genomic segment of Drosophila simulans strain w501 chromosome 2R, Prin_Dsim_3.1, whole genome shotgun sequence:
ATTTTCTCGGCAGCAGGACTCCTCCGCTGGCTTCTCCACTTGCAGCAGGAACTCCACTACTCGACGCGCACTGACCAGAGTCTGAGCCCAAGTGGTGATGGCCATGGGCCAGTAGTGCAGCAGGGAATCATTGAGTAAGCCGTAGTAGGAAGACAGAATGAACACCTTCTTGGCCGTCACAAGGTCACCCACATACACGTAGGCCACCAGACTCAGGAATAGCGATATCTTGGAGATCATATTGGTGCACTGCAGGGCGGCGTAGATGCTCATGGATCCTCGGATGGCCTTCACCTCCGACTGCCTTACTGCGGCAATCAGGCGTCCAAAGGACTTCTCCCACGCATACATCTTAATCACCTGGATGGCACCGATGATCTCGTTCATGAGCTTTACACGTGCATCCCGATGCTTGGCAGATTGGGTGCCAAAACTAGCAGATGCCTTGGCGGCCCAGGCTTGCAGGGGTATCAATATCACAATGAAGGCGATTCCAATCAGGGATGTCCAACCCACCTGGCGGAACATCAAGTACCCAAAGATGCAGGCCTCTACGGGACCCTTCCACAGGTCGTGAAAGAAGTAGAAAGTCAAGTCGAACTGCGAGAGATCGATGGACATCACCGAAATGGCCTGGCCTCCAAGTCCTTCGCCACTGCTCGCCGAGGCGCGCAGACATTTCCGGTAGACCAGGCCGGCACAGGCCAATCTGACCCGCGTTCCCACCGCGAATACATAGAACATAAACGGGTGAAACACCAGGGAGGTGACCAGCGAGCACAGGACAATGCCCATGGCGTACAGATAGGCACTCTCCTTGGTCACCGTCGTCTGGCCGTAGGCGAAGTAGGAGATCAATCCTCCGAGCAGCAAAGGCTGGAAGGAACTGCAATCAAAGCggaagtaaaaaataaaataagataaaGATTGCTGTGATATCCGGAAGTATATTTAGATACTGCACTTACTGAATAGCCATTTCCAGCAGAGAATACAGAACGCAAACGGGAACAAACTGCCAGCCATAGACCTTAAAGATTAGCCGCATAAGACTGGGATTTTTCTTCTTGGACTCCTTCTCCCAGTGGGGCTGTAGGTTTCTGGTCAAGGACTCACTATCGAAACTGGGCAGGTGTTCGTACAGCTTACTCGCGTCCAACTCCTCCCGCCTGCCCTTCCGGAAGACACTGTGCATCCATCTGAAGGAGGGAAAATGATAAGTCGTTCAATATCTTATCAATGTATCTCCAAGGTGGACGACTTGCAAATGGCATGTCTGATCCAGGGCATTACTACGTGACTGCCCAACAGTCAATGGTCAATCAATATCACGAAATTCCGATTTATGACCGAAATCTCATGTGGAAACTATGGGTAAAACCACATTTACAAAATAACCTTTACCACTTAATAAGTTTCGAAAAAGTTATTCCAAAGCTGACTCCTGGGCATTACAAGTATCTTAACTTTTTTGCTTAAACATTCTGAGATGTTGTTTATTAGCACTTATTAGCATCAATTAATACTATTCTGATCGCGAGTTGTAAACTATTCACTGATTGACCATGACCATGGACTCGTTTCCGCAgagattttcacttttcaccaataaaaacaatattgacgACTCACAGGAACAGCCACTTGGAGATTATATTGGCCTTGATAAACGGATTACGCTCTCGTTTCGGACTCGACTGCTTAGAAGCATCCATGGCTCCATATGCTCGCGGCGCCTGACGGATTCAATATGCCCCAAAACGGACGGGCGAAGGCGCTTTTAACGACTTCAGCAATCCCAGACGGAACGGTGGTGACGTTTGTTGATTATTTGTCCGGAGAACCACCATCTTCCACGGTTTTGCACTTGGCACAAAGCCTGTCCAAACGGCGATAAAGTGGCCAACTCAACACGTTTTTTGCGAGTTCCTCGCGTTTTGATAGTGATACGTAGTGATAGTGACTAAGGCGTAATCGATAGCGCAATTAGCCTGCAATTGAAACGGCGGCCATTACTGCAATTTGCGCTCCAAAAGCTAGCTCGCTAAGCCCAAATGCGGCCATATATCTTGACTGGATTCTGGAGATATAGGGGAGTTTTAGCGGCCTTTGTCTTGGACAATAATCACAACCAGATAGGCCAATCCGTTTGTATCCGAAGTAGGTTTTTTATGAGGCAGCATTCCCCCAGCAGCTTATCTAATCGGGACCGCTTATTATGCTGTTATATTTGGAACTGGCACGAGAAACTATGTTTGTCCAGGTTGCCCAAGTTCAATACACCCAGAGATAAGACAAGTTTTCATTCATGACTAAAGCTTTAATGGCGTTAAATTACGGGGGATTTCGGAAATATTGCACAGCCTGTGGACAAGGCGATATATGAGCGATTGCAGgcaatttcaaatgcaaaattaaaacttACGTCTTAGGAAACGAATACTTGCAGTTACACATTCAACACAGAAAATTTTAGCTACATAAACTACGCCGGGGTAGCCAGCAGATCTGATAGACAGTAATATACAGTACAAACATATTATAAAAGTATAATATCATGTATTAGGCATCTTTTCATCTTATCAGTCTATCAGATCTTTTGAATGCCCCAGATGTATAATAGATTCTAAGGCAGGCTGTGTAGATCGTATAGCGTGTAGAGGCCTTCTGTGCGATCGTAGTTGGTTCTCATGTACTTCAGCATGGAAGGCAGGTTCTCCTTGGCCGCCTCGACATCGGAGCACACTTTCTTCAGAAGATCTCCCCTAGTGGGCATCGCGTACATAGCCAGGCGCGCTCCTTTGCGGATGAGGAATGAGTGATGCTTGCCCAGAGTGTCATCGTAAGCCTCCTTGCACACGTCCACAGTCTTTTGGTCGTCGGGTATCGCCTGAATCCGATTGAGAAACTCGTAGACAAAGTCTAGATAAGAAGAACCCAATCAATTAGCCACTGTGGCAGTTATATGCGCATAACGCTTACCAAGACCGCGATGAAGACGTAGCAGCGTTCGACTGCCGGACACGTAACCCTTCTGAGTGAGCAACTGGGCCTCCTTCTCGTACTCCAGCATGGTCCTGAAGGTATTAAAGtgttcctgctcctccgcgTCCTTGGCTCTCAGGGCGTATAGGATATCTATTTTGCTGCGCACATCGCTGCTGACAAAACTGAAGACACTGCCCATGAGCTGGAAGAACCTAATGAGCACCCAAATAACAATAGAGCACCactaaaaacataaacatcaTAATCGCTCAGTTTACTTCATTATTTCCTCGTAGGCTGCCAAGTATGCGTCTAATTGTACGTCGTCCTCGTCAAGAAGGCTGGTTTCGAATAAATTAGACACTTTGAGGATATCAAAAcagtttccattttccgtGCCATTGGTCTGCGTCGCTAAGCTCGTTTTACTCATCTTATTTGCCTGCCTTTCCTCTTTGTTTTGCTACaaactttaaagtttatttttatatttttttgaggGAATCAATGTAACCGttttccaaaaaatatatggtaTTAAAATACCACCCCGAAAATTTCCTGTTATCCCAGACAGAAACCAGTCTATTGTTAAttgattacaattttaattggagctattattacaattacatttaattcttaaagttaagttaatacatttttatgctGATGATAGATtcccgctgccactgccagcCCCCTTTTTCGTAGGACGATATGCAATCACATAGCGCTGGGCCACCGGCAAGGGTTCTGCATAGCCATTCATGTACGAGGAGTCCTCGAATAACACCTCGTAATCCTCGGTGGCGGTCTGCGGCAGGCGATGGACAATGGCCTTGTAGAAGCAGGTGGTCTGTGGATATAGCGCCATTACCACTGTGTCCTTGGGGAATAGGGCGTGACCATCGGTCTCGGGATTTGCACGCATCAAAGGCAGTGGGATGACCTTTCGCTTGCTCAGCACATGGCGATCCTTTTGCTCCTCGTCAATGTCGATCACGTCGTATTTGTTTTGACGATGCAGGAACTGCACCACCTCAGCCAGGATCCAGTTCTCCTCCTCATCAATTCCCTTGGCTAAGGCGGCAACATTGTCGCCAACCTATAGAGTGGAACCCAATTGATTAGAACATTATCCCAGCTTCTTTCTTCAAATGACCTTACCTTGGCAACATAGTTCCCCTCGGCGGGAATGGCACCACATAGAGCTGGTGCCCGTTCTCCTAGTTTGCCAACGAATAAAGGCAACGTTTGCGCTGAGAGCTGTACCATTTTCATGAGGGCTCCTCGTCGAATGGCCTCCTTATTTCCAGCGTTGCGTGCTGTAGAATAAATGAGATTAAGTCCTATTCCTATATCCCAACACAAACCCACCTTGGATGCGCCTCTCGTTGCGAATGCTCCGAATCTCGTGGATTTTGGCCAGAGCGGCTCGGATTGTGGCCTCCTCCTGCTCAGCCTCAATTAAACTGGCCTTGAGCAGGGGCTTAACCTTCTGATTGGTGGCATGCAGAGATCGTACCAGACTGGCAATGGAGTTCTCCGCCCGACGACGCTCCTCGTCCACATTGTGAATGTTTTGTTGAATAACCTTCAGGCGATCCtgtaaatgccataaaaatataacatatatcCATATTTATTGTTAACATCTTTACCTGAATCTGTTGGGCGGCACTCTCCGCAGTTAGTGGcattttttttcgttattttaacaataaaataaatttgttttttgaacaCTTTGTTTATCTTTGcaaggtaaacaaaaacaagcaaaatcGTAAAGCCGACAACGCGTTAGTATTAATTATGCgatagttttatattttacctcagtattttttttaaattctaccaaatttcatttcaacataataattattgttttgatttttgtacCATATAATCTTATTATTTGACTTTAGTGGGTTTGATCATCTTTTACTGGATCCTTTTCTCAAACAcgaatatttactttttaaatttgtttacgtTTCTTACATTTGAGATGGAAGCAAGTGCGCCTAACAGCATCCAGATAACAGCACGATGTCTTCACGTGGTTGGCGTTATTTAGTCCCTTTTCTGCGCTCTATGACAGCCTCTCTGGCTTTCCCTTCTTTTCCACCGCGTTTCCGTAAGTGTGCTCCGCGTTTTTCCAATtggctatttttatttataatatcaTTTACTTGCAGCTAGGAATTCCAGTGTGCAAAAAACGTAGGTGCCTAATACACGAGCAATGCAACGAAATTTTCAACAGTTGGCTTTTTGTTCAACTGGCGTTGGCTTAAAGTGATCTCCAAGTGTTTAACCCCAAGCAAAAATTGTAATggcgaatattttctgttttcatgTGACGCCCCATCAACGAATCTTTGGTTATCCGGAGTAGTTCAAGATGGCCAAGTCCAAGAATCACACAAATCACAACCAGAACAAGAAGGCCCATCGTAATGGCATCAAGCGCCCGCTGCGCAAACGCCACGAGTCCACTCTGGGTGTAAGTAttcaaaaatatgcatatttagtTAGCATCCAGTTGATATTAACAACCTTCCCGTCTTCAGATGGATGTGAAATTCCTGATCAACCAGCGCTACGCACGCAAGGGAAACCTTTCCCGCGAGGAGTCCGTGAAGCGTTACAACGAGCGCATCGCTTCCCAGAAGGGCAAGCCAAAGCCTGTTACTCTGTAGATGATTGCCCCGCTTGTGGATAATTAAAGGACAATTCAGTTTAACAAAGAAACGTCTTTATTTGTGTTGCCATCGCTAGTAGTAGATGCTCAGCACCTTGTGGAAGGGAATGTGCTCCAGGTCGGCATTGTGCCGACGCCGGTAGTCCCACAGATATTGGTCGATCACAATGGAGTTGACGTTGTCCAGTGAGATTTCGGGGTGTTGTTCCTTGAGTATCTTCACCACAGCATCCCTAACTTGTTCGATGATGTAAATGGATGCGCCGCGTATCTCCACCTCTCGGGGATCGCCGTTCTCTAGAATAGTATCCGTCTTTAGGAACTCCAATAGCTCACTGGTGTACTCCAAACTGCCGAAGTGAACTAGCACCTGGGGAATTCGGTAGTCGGCGAACATGGTTATCTGATCGATGTCATTAAAGTATCCCAGTCCCTGACCTTTGTAGCAGGACCACACATCGCCCACCAGGATTTGGGCTCGTTTTAGGATGGAGACTCGCTTTCCAGCGAACTCAGCCTCATCGCGAAAACAGGGAAACTCCTCCACAACGAGATCCAGCAAACGTACGGCCGATTTCTCGGCCTTCTTGATAACATTCTCAAAACTGCCGTCGTACTTGTCGATCAGAACTTTGCCCACTTCATGGAGCGATTCCAGCCGCTTCTGGAGCAGCGGAATCACGGTCTCCCCATCGTCAGAGCGGAAAATGTTCTCCAGGGTTTTCAGATCAATCTGGGAATAGAACTTGGGATTGATCACATCCACGCCTTCCTTGATGGCTCTCTTAATCGCCGCACACAGCGCAAAGTAGCCGGTATAGCCATCGACCTTGTATTTGGTGTAGTTATCTGCAGAAGATTACCATTGAAGATAGTGGATGCTgctataaatatcaattactCACCGGGGGTCCAGAAGCAAAAGTTCAGGGTGTCCAACACAAAGACCCAGTCGGCTGCTTTGGAATAATCCTCCGGCTGATTTGGGTTTGGATTGGGATGTAATTCGTGCTGCGAGAAGTTTTCCACAGCAATGCGCTTTTCTATTAGGCCTTTTACGATTTCCTGGGTCAGTTTTTCAATGCCTGCGGGCAGAATACGAACATGCTTGGCATTTTCTACGATATAGGCTCCAGATTCCCGGGGACTTAGTTTGCTGCTGGacattttaacaatttaatttaagtttttaattaagatgTCGCGACTTTTGGCGCTGTAACAGGCGTCTGGTTTATTTAGGAGATTGGGGTTCGTAAGTAGTCTGGCAACGCCACCAGGGCTGCAGACGCGAAAGAACAGTTTCGGCCTGGTGGCAGCGCTGAAATAACACATGAAGGAGCTGCGAATTTCGCTCGTTGCTCGCGGaataaaataagcaaataatagTTAAATGGCAATAGTGGGTCACCAACTAGCCGCCAGTCTTTTTGTAACTGATTGTGTAATGTTCAAAGAGTGAAGTGCGTGCAAAAAAGAGAACGCGTGCAGTGCCGTTGATTGCTTAAACAAAAAGTcatcaatttgtttttgtgtggctTTGTTGTTTGTGAATGCCCaggaaatatttaattcacaCGACAGTTACTCAAGTGCCGAACGTTCTTTGTGcgattaagaaaaatattttatcgaCGTTTCAGTTGGCACCCACACACTGAGCCACccgcactcacacagatacGGCTAcgcggatacagatacatatacagatacaCGTGCGCTCAGCTGTTGTCGAGAGCTGCTCAGCTGTCGTTTGTTGTCATTCCGTCTCGAGATCCAGATCCCAGAAAATCCCAAGGATATACCCCGAAATCCGGACACGCAGATATATATGCCCTTGATCCAGTCGGCAGGTGAGCTATCAGGTTCTAGCCCGATCCGCTGAATATGCCGCATCACACAGgcttcattttaatttgtagaCACGACCGAATTCGATAATTATACAGTAGACTACTTTAGCAGTGGCCCATAAGTAGCCTCAAAATGTGCTAACAGATTGTACACTTAAATAGTTGACTTATTCTCCATCGTATTATTCACTCTTGAgtttcccacacacacaccaaagTATACGTAGTTTACATAAATAAACTTAGAGACCTAGAACTTGCAATATACACACTTACAGTATAGacgcatttatttttataataataataatctattCCGAGTCCCGCGCGAATTTCGCTTTCATCTAGCAGTCGTCACTAGTTGAATTTagttatttgtttacttttgaaGGGAGCGCTATCGGCTGtaggtatttatttaaactgtAATCTGTCATGTAATCCGTCATAATACCTTGAGTGCTCGTAAGTAAGGCACTCTTTATCTTTCCCCTTATCGTGCACTCCACATTTTGTATCCTCGAAGTGGGGAGGTAGCTTAAATGCGATCTAGATACACAATTTCAATACATCATCGTCAGTAATTGACCGCTCGTCAAATTTAATGTGCTAATTTGAACTGATCGTGCATTGATTTCTATATTTTTCCACAACGATCTTGTCAAGCGATGGAATCCAAATCCGTAAAGGTACTTGAGATCTTCTTTAAGCCAACCGCCTCACAATCATGTGCTAATTTGCGAGATAAATCAGACATTTGGCAATCATTGATCGCACCTGATTTCATCGATTGGAGTGTCTCAGTTTGTTTTCGTATCGTTCCGACATCTGACGGTAAGCtgcataaatatatagtgCAAAATCTTGAAGATGGTCGAAAGTGTTCCGGTGTATTCCATTTCGCGGTTCGTGGAATCGCATTTAGCCATATCAGCAAATGGCGAAAGACGCATCTCGAATTCCCGAGTGAGTGATTCAAATAAATTGGACGCACGAACTCCATTATGTATagttacatatattttctttactCTCAGCGAATGACTGTTTTTTATCAAagaattttgtataattacaATCCGTAGCATTAGTCACTACTATTGTGATGAGTAAATGTTTTTATGATCTAAAATTGGCTGATTAACATGCCAACCATGTTTTACGTCGTTTGAGAAGTGTTTAAAATTGGCCATCAAATGTTTGATAAGATAACACTTCTAATCCGCGTTGAGTGAGCTTCGCAGGTACGGCTACTTATTCTGCGATATAAATCACACAGGTTTATGTGCCCACAAAtcaattgttttatttcctaTTTTAAACTTATAGAGTTACAAAAATAGAAACATTCTTAAAATTTGAGGATCTTTTTATTGTGTACATAAATTATGATGTTTAGAATGAGTTGTGATCATTGTTGTTAGTGCTTCTCCTTATCCATAAACAATGAGTAGCAATGAATAAGTTTCCTTGCCATGAGTGCGTTCTTGTCTGGTAAAACCTCGACAGACCTATTAATTATCAAGGGTATCGATTGCTTCGGTAGTTCTGGTAGTTCGTttgcttttcgctttgttttcatTGCGACAGCCCCACATTCGCGCATCACGTGTGTGTCTGGACTGGGCACACACGCCTAGTTTGATAAACACCGCTGTTTTTGGGGTtactgtttttggttttatcaaaaaagaaaataaagtgaaataaaacaaaggagAGCCAGGAGAGCGATTGACGATTCTCTTTCTGCGCCAGCGATTTTGcctccaattccaattccatttAGTTTTCCAGCAGAGCGCGCCGCGTGCGCTCCTCTAATCGTAATCGCTGTGTTTTccataatatttgaaatagaTTGCAATCGCGGCATTCGCTAATTTGCCTAGACAAActgaatataatatatgttgATCGTATAAATCACCCGATTCCTCCCGAAGATGCCCAGTTTTGTGTGAACCTTAAGGGGAAACGCAAATGTTTGTGCTGTAAAACTGATAAAAGATAAAGGTGTTCCGGGATTACCTCACCATTAACCGTTTGTAATCGCCATAACCATGCGGCGCACGCCCAAACTTCAGCTGGTGGGCCGTGCCTACTCGGAGATGTCGCCCCTGAATCCGGATCCGCTCACGGACTCCCCAACCACGAGCAGTGCTGGACAGGATCGGCGGGGCGATCAGAGCGGCTACGGCAGCATCTTTCCCTTCGGCCTCCTACGCGGCTCCTTCGGCCGCGGTGGTAATGCCAGCCAGGTGGGTTCAGCCGGCATATGCTACGTCCCAATGCCCAATGGCGACTGCTTATCGGATACTGCTCCATACATTTGCCGAAGCAGATTGCTTAACCGATAGCGCCATATGTTTGTTTTATCGTCACAATTAGTCGCGCCGTCGCGAATCACCCACACCCTTCAATATCAAGATATACTTTCGTGTATATTTAGAACACAAATTACTACCAACTGTCGATACGAATTCTACATCACTTGAAGGCCCAATCCCGAAAGTATGCTGTCTttcaataaaacaattaccaCAAACTGCGCCAAAAGGCAGTTAAAGGGGCTTTCGAAGCCAGCAAATGCGATTCCTCAAAGTAGGCAATATTATATAGATAATTACTCCTTTGACCCCATTTAGTATGAACAATCCTATAGGTAAGGATAATATGTAACCCTATAAAGTTTTAAGAGCACCCTCGAATTACCAAAAATCTTTGAAGATAACCGAATCTGTTCATCCCTTTCCGGTGTGAATCTCAACTTCTATTTGACTTTGGGGGAAATAAAAAGGTAATTAACACGATACGATAATCAGCGTGTGTTGTCTGTTGTTTATAAGGAAGCGGTTATATACAGGCCAGTATCCATTGCTTATCCGACTTATCAGACTATCCGTGCTGTTGTTTGCCCAATTAATGAAAACTAAATAGAGAGCGGATCGTTTGGTGCCCGTCGCCCAGGCATTTATACGATGCTTCCATGCAAAGTGCCGGCAGTTCACTGGCGGCACTCGATGCCCAACGTTCGTTTGactccaaattgaatttcggCATACACACAAGTAGTATATCTTCTCCATCGATTGCAAGGCGGCCTTCAAGACGGAACTGAGCGGCGAGAGTTTGGCGAAGATGTTCAAATCCCGCCTAAAGACGAATCCGGGTGGGAGTGAGGTGTGTTCCGGGTGCAATGTGTCCGCGATAAGTGTAGTGCAATGTCAGAACTTAATAGCCGAGATGCGCTCCCTTACTATCAGCGAAACTAGCCGCAGATATCATGTGATAGCAAGAACAGTTGTCAGTTGCTGGGTATTAGGTGCGTCTTATCGGCCTGTCCGCCCTTCTTCTCTCTTTCCAAGGCAACCCTGGAGAAAAGCCGGCGTGATCGACAGATCCACCCCAATCCCCAATGAAATTGCATCAATCAGTCAATTATGAATCATTTAGGGAATGGCTTTCATTGCCATTCCGTTCAGTCAGCCTTAATTAGACCAAGACATGTCAGTCATAGTAGCATTAACAATTCCATAAAGCTAAACTGCCGTAGAGCGCAGAGCTTTCGTAGCGATTTAAGTCACGTAAATAATGATATACTAACTAAGCCACGTCCTAGATAAACGAGAGCACTAAGGCATCTCGCGATTGTCAGCGTAAACACAGAATAACCCAGATCAGCAGTGATGCCGAAAGATGGTCACTCACGTAAGCCACAAAAGAGGGCGTCCATCGCAGAGGAAACTCCGGTCTCCGATTCCACAACTCCAGCCACAACAGCATCACCCAGCTCACCCAGCAGAACCGCTGGCCACTCCACCATCGGTGCTCTGGTCAGCAACCTGCACCACCATGACATTCAGTCCCTGCACCAACCACTGCTGGAGAGCGAGGAGCGGGTGATAGTCGCGGTTAACCACAGGAATCCCCGCCAGCCACATCGGAGTTATGGGACCGAGCGGAAGCCGCACAGTTCCCTGCCCCGTTTCGTGATCAACATCGAGGAGGAGACGGATGCAGCGGTTGCTGCGGCTGAGGGAAAGGGCAGTCCCGCTCCCCACCAGGAGCACGAGGAGCACTCCAACCAGAGTCCTTCCCGCCGTTTCAGTCACTTCAATCTGGCCTTGCGTCGCTTCTCCCACATCCATGCCCACGTAAATGCCGATTATCCTGGCTAAGTTGGTGTTGTAACCTTGTTGCTCTACCGCTTGTTGGATCCTAACCCCCGAGATTGGCCTAACCCCATGTGTACATAGATACTCGatattcacacacacacacactgccatCGACTAAAAACCAGTATGGGTCGCGTGCACCgcatctaaaaataaacattctaGTTGCAGTCGCTTCTTCGTTCCCGACTTTGGTTAACTGCTTCGCTCTGTGCCACTAATGTCCCAAGAATGGTTGTTCTTTCATTCTTCCACTCTGCTCGCACGCCCAAGACGGGTGCTTTGGTCCACAGTTGCGGGTAGCAAAATAGGTACTACTACCAGCACTCTGCATACTAAGTCGATGGATCCATCGATCACGAAGAACACCTAGCTGTGCCATTGCAATGCACCATTTTCAGTTGAAGGAGTGTTTTAATagccacaaaaacaaagatGTTTAGATACAGTACCTTGAATGATATAGCCACTACATTCAAAAGGTTACAAAGGATTTGTAGTTTATGGATAGTACCTTTTAGAAAACGCTTTGCATTTAAGGTTGCCTAAGTtgatattaataatttaaagcgctaattaaatgcacatcatttaaaacatgaaaaatgctgcacaaaagcaattaaaactatTCGTGAACTACGGTTGGGTGTCTGACAAATGTTTCGCTTATCAGCTGGAACTACTTGTACATGTAAATTCCTCTTCTTATATAACCCCATACACTATTGGTGTACCGGATGGTGTGATAGCACTTTGCTGATGTTCCTCTGGATTGTGATTCCTCTGACGCAGCGAAACTTAACCCATTACAATGTTACTATACAAACCCTCGACGCTGAGAATCCATTAGGCAAACTCAAGTGACGTGCGACTGCGACTCAATTGCAGCCACTCGAGTCGAGTCGGAAGACAAACATCCGAATTGGCCATCCATCGTTCATTTAACGTCTTCATCTTATCGATCGCGCTCAGTCAGTGTCGCCAGTACTTCTGGTACTTCGAGTACTCTCAGTATAAACCTATCGCCGCAAGTGACGCGTAATTAtcgagatacagatacttcgCACACCCCAAACTAATTAGCTGATTGGTTTGAATGGTTTAAAGGCCAAAGGATACGCCGTGCTGGAAGCCAATGGAGTCGGCGGGGCCAGCGGCCTGAGCACCAGTTCAAGTGAAACTCTTTGCGCAAGGCAGTGCGAGCATAACCAGACCCGATGTGGTGACCACAAAACCTGGTCGGTCAATCAGTCTTGGTGCAACGCTCGTGGCAGCAGGAGCGGcggccaaaagcaacagctcCAAAATCGGCAAACACGTTTCGAGTGTCCAATTACAATTCGTTTACCACATTTGCGGCACGAAGCGCGGGCCACCAGCAATAAGCCAGCGCTTAAGTGGCCAACGTATCTCGGCCAAAAAAAAGCACCCACATCGAGCGTAATCGGCCAGAAAACAGCGAT
This window contains:
- the LOC6735525 gene encoding ceramide-1-phosphate transfer protein, encoding MSKTSLATQTNGTENGNCFDILKVSNLFETSLLDEDDVQLDAYLAAYEEIMKFFQLMGSVFSFVSSDVRSKIDILYALRAKDAEEQEHFNTFRTMLEYEKEAQLLTQKGYVSGSRTLLRLHRGLDFVYEFLNRIQAIPDDQKTVDVCKEAYDDTLGKHHSFLIRKGARLAMYAMPTRGDLLKKVCSDVEAAKENLPSMLKYMRTNYDRTEGLYTLYDLHSLP
- the LOC6735526 gene encoding SAGA-associated factor 29, which codes for MPLTAESAAQQIQDRLKVIQQNIHNVDEERRRAENSIASLVRSLHATNQKVKPLLKASLIEAEQEEATIRAALAKIHEIRSIRNERRIQARNAGNKEAIRRGALMKMVQLSAQTLPLFVGKLGERAPALCGAIPAEGNYVAKVGDNVAALAKGIDEEENWILAEVVQFLHRQNKYDVIDIDEEQKDRHVLSKRKVIPLPLMRANPETDGHALFPKDTVVMALYPQTTCFYKAIVHRLPQTATEDYEVLFEDSSYMNGYAEPLPVAQRYVIAYRPTKKGAGSGSGNLSSA
- the LOC6735527 gene encoding 60S ribosomal protein L29 → MAKSKNHTNHNQNKKAHRNGIKRPLRKRHESTLGMDVKFLINQRYARKGNLSREESVKRYNERIASQKGKPKPVTL
- the LOC6735528 gene encoding queuosine salvage protein; translation: MSSSKLSPRESGAYIVENAKHVRILPAGIEKLTQEIVKGLIEKRIAVENFSQHELHPNPNPNQPEDYSKAADWVFVLDTLNFCFWTPDNYTKYKVDGYTGYFALCAAIKRAIKEGVDVINPKFYSQIDLKTLENIFRSDDGETVIPLLQKRLESLHEVGKVLIDKYDGSFENVIKKAEKSAVRLLDLVVEEFPCFRDEAEFAGKRVSILKRAQILVGDVWSCYKGQGLGYFNDIDQITMFADYRIPQVLVHFGSLEYTSELLEFLKTDTILENGDPREVEIRGASIYIIEQVRDAVVKILKEQHPEISLDNVNSIVIDQYLWDYRRRHNADLEHIPFHKVLSIYY